In Populus nigra chromosome 1, ddPopNigr1.1, whole genome shotgun sequence, one genomic interval encodes:
- the LOC133698610 gene encoding protein LATERAL ROOT PRIMORDIUM 1-like isoform X1, giving the protein MLGLHNILFIAPPPSPFHHHQPPHIPSTHQIANTNDQCNIANNQESWTTLNKYQQKSSFLKRGDLNVVGDNDTGRNIGPARACRDCGNRAKKECQYRRCRTCCKSREYDCTTHMKSTWVSAARRRERLGCGGGGDSSASSGGGCVGGKRPRENVTATSNSFSTSNNNAAASVNFDTGSSYQDASFKLSLPGQVREPAVFRCIRVTAINSGEAEVAYQAKVNISGHVFKGILYDQGIDEKNLFPCVSKMQSGERTRDSTSPIVEPSVAYAATGNHRLLEGNG; this is encoded by the exons ATGTTAGGCCTTCACAACATACTCTTTATAGCTCCGCCACCTTCTCCTTTTCACCACCACCAGCCTCCACACATTCCCTCTACTCACCAAATAGCCAACACCAATGATCAATGTAACATTGCAAACAATCAAGAATCTTGGACCACTCTCAATAAATACCAGCAAAaatctagttttcttaaaagGGGTGATTTAAATGTTGTTGGGGATAATGATACTGGAAGGAATATTGGTCCTGCAAGAGCTTGCAGGGACTGTGGAAACAGGGCAAAGAAAGAGTGTCAGTATAGGAGGTGCAGGACTTGTTGCAAGAGTAGAGAGTATGATTGTACCACTCACATGAAGAGCACATGGGTGTCTGCTGCGAGGAGGCGAGAGAGGCttggttgtggtggtggtggtgactcTTCTGCTTCTTCTGGTGGTGGCTGTGTTGGTGGTAAAAGGCCAAGAGAAAATGTGACTGCTACATCTAATAGTTTCAGTACTTCTAATAACAATGCTGCTGCTTCTGTCAACTTCGATACAGGCTCTAGTTATCAGG ATGCAAGCTTCAAACTGTCTTTACCTGGCCAAGTCCGTGAACCGGCAGTTTTCAGGTGCATTAGAGTAACAGCCATTAACAGTGGTGAAGCTGAGGTTGCCTATCAAGCTAAGGTGAATATAAGTGGCCATGTTTTCAAGGGCATTCTTTATGATCAAGGGATCGACGAGAAAAACCTGTTTCCATGTGTTTCAAAAATGCAGTCTGGTGAAAGGACTAGAGACTCCACCTCGCCAATTGTTGAACCATCCGTTGCCTACGCAGCCACAGGGAACCACAGATTGCTTGAAG GTAATGGATGA
- the LOC133698610 gene encoding protein LATERAL ROOT PRIMORDIUM 1-like isoform X2, translated as MLGLHNILFIAPPPSPFHHHQPPHIPSTHQIANTNDQCNIANNQESWTTLNKYQQKSSFLKRGDLNVVGDNDTGRNIGPARACRDCGNRAKKECQYRRCRTCCKSREYDCTTHMKSTWVSAARRRERLGCGGGGDSSASSGGGCVGGKRPRENVTATSNSFSTSNNNAAASVNFDTGSSYQDASFKLSLPGQVREPAVFRCIRVTAINSGEAEVAYQAKVNISGHVFKGILYDQGIDEKNLFPCVSKMQSGERTRDSTSPIVEPSVAYAATGNHRLLEVFS; from the exons ATGTTAGGCCTTCACAACATACTCTTTATAGCTCCGCCACCTTCTCCTTTTCACCACCACCAGCCTCCACACATTCCCTCTACTCACCAAATAGCCAACACCAATGATCAATGTAACATTGCAAACAATCAAGAATCTTGGACCACTCTCAATAAATACCAGCAAAaatctagttttcttaaaagGGGTGATTTAAATGTTGTTGGGGATAATGATACTGGAAGGAATATTGGTCCTGCAAGAGCTTGCAGGGACTGTGGAAACAGGGCAAAGAAAGAGTGTCAGTATAGGAGGTGCAGGACTTGTTGCAAGAGTAGAGAGTATGATTGTACCACTCACATGAAGAGCACATGGGTGTCTGCTGCGAGGAGGCGAGAGAGGCttggttgtggtggtggtggtgactcTTCTGCTTCTTCTGGTGGTGGCTGTGTTGGTGGTAAAAGGCCAAGAGAAAATGTGACTGCTACATCTAATAGTTTCAGTACTTCTAATAACAATGCTGCTGCTTCTGTCAACTTCGATACAGGCTCTAGTTATCAGG ATGCAAGCTTCAAACTGTCTTTACCTGGCCAAGTCCGTGAACCGGCAGTTTTCAGGTGCATTAGAGTAACAGCCATTAACAGTGGTGAAGCTGAGGTTGCCTATCAAGCTAAGGTGAATATAAGTGGCCATGTTTTCAAGGGCATTCTTTATGATCAAGGGATCGACGAGAAAAACCTGTTTCCATGTGTTTCAAAAATGCAGTCTGGTGAAAGGACTAGAGACTCCACCTCGCCAATTGTTGAACCATCCGTTGCCTACGCAGCCACAGGGAACCACAGATTGCTTGAAG TTTTTAGTTAG